A region of the Arthrobacter sp. FW306-07-I genome:
AAGAAGGATGCGCATGTGACTGCCACGGTGCGGCTGCCCATGTTGCCGGCCCTGCGTTCCCTTAACCTTGCCAACGCCGCCTCCATCGCGGTCTACGAGGCCTGGCGCCAGCAGGGATTCGCGGGGGCCACGCTTTAGGATCCCCTGCTCCGCCCCACGGAAAATCTTCATCCGTTGTCCCATCCGCGCCCTGCCCTGCGCCGAATAGCTCCTGTAAGCATTCGAGCGGACCAGGACCGAGGAGCGGCAGGTGACACTACTGGAGGCACCATCCAGGCCGGACAGCCGCAACCGGCACGGCACTGCTGAGGATTCCCCGCCCGGAGACTTATGCTTGGACGTAATGGAAACTCCCAACGCGCCCAATTCCGAAGGCTCGGCCGCGGTGACTGACCCACCTGCTGACCTCAGTCAACGCCTCTCGGTCCTGCTGGCGGGCATCGCCCGAGGGGACCAGGCGTCGTTTGCTGAGTTTTACCAGCTCACGTCCCGGCGGGTCTTCGGCATGGCGCGCCGTGTTCTGATCGATCCCGAACTCAGCGAGGACACCACGCAGGAAGTCTTCCTGCAGGTCTGGCAGAACGCCGCGAAGTTCGATCCGCAGGCAGGCAGCCCGCTCTCCTGGCTGATGACCATCTCGCACCGGCGGGCCGTGGACAAGGTGCGCTCGTCGCAGTCCTCCACTGACAGGGAAGCCAAGTACGGTGCCAGCACCCAGGACATCGACCATGACACCGTTTCCGATGAAGTGGGCAGCCGCCTGGAAGCGGAGGCGGTGGTCCGCTGCCTCGGCACGCTGACTGAAACACAGCAGGAATCCGTCCGCCTGGCCTACTACGGCGGCCTTACTTACCGTGAGGTGGCAGAGCGGCTGAATGCGGCAGTGCCCACTATCAAGTCCCGCATCCGCGACGGACTGATCCGATTGAAGACCTGTTTGGGGGTGAGTTGAGATGAGCGGAATGGATGAAGGCCGCAACAGCCGGTCAAGGTCCTTCGGGGACACGGTGGCGATGGACCTTGCCGCAGGCCGCGCCGTGGACCTCGCCGAACTCTACGCTCTTGACGCGGTCACGGAGCAGGAACGCGATGCCATCGACCAGTACATCTCGACCGCCCCGGAGCCGGAGCGGCTGGCCTTCCTTGCGCGCGTCCGGCAGTCCCGGGAGGCGCTGGCCCGCACTTTCCGGGTAGAGGAGGAACCGCCGTCGGACCTGTTTAAGCGGATCGTCGCCCAACTTCCTGCCCAATTCCCCAGCCAGGGTGGACCGGGCGCCGGCGACGCACCGGCACCGGCCGGAAGCACGCCACCGGCCCATCCGATGGGGACTCCAGGCGGGTCCGGCCCACAGGATGAGCTGGCGCAGGCCCGCAAGCGCCGCGAGGAGCGCCGAGGCACATCCGGCACCCGACGCTGGCTGGTGGGCGTGGCAGCAGCAGCGGCCATCGCCCTGGGCGGTGTGGGCGTGGGTGCCTACATGGCTGACCAGAACGATCCCGTCAACCAGGTGGCCAGGGCCGGCGACCTGCGCGAGGCGTCGGTGAACGTGGCCGGCGGCGGCAAGGCAACCCTGCTGATTTCAGCTTCCGAGGACGCGGCCGTGGTGAAGATGAGCGGCGTGCCCGCTCCCCCTGCCGGCAAGGTCTACCAGATGTGGCTGATCCCCAAGGACGGTTCGGCGCCGGTGTCGCAGGGGCTGATGGATGAGCAGGCCCTCTCCAAGCCTGCCGTCGTCCAGGGCATCCACACGGCTGCCTCGCTGGGCATCACCGTTGAGCCGGCCGGTGGATCCAAGGCCCCCACGCTGCCCACGGTGGCGGCGGCTCCGCTGGGAGCCTGAGGTCCCCGGTCCCGGCGACAGGAAAACGCCCCCGGTTCCTTGATCAAGGAACCGGGGGCGTTTCACCGTCCTAGAAACCCGCGATGGTGCCAGGTCCGTTAACGGCCACCACGTGGAAGGCCTCCGCGCTGCGCCCTTCGGGCAACCCTGCCCTGCCGGCATTGAGCTGCATCCCCCGGCGGACGGTGGTTTCCATCGCCGCGACGTCAGGATGCTGGCTGACATGGACGTGGATCGCGGCCAGCTTGGCTTCCACCTGGTCCGTGACGTCCACAAAGTGGTTTTCCCGTTCCTCGGGTCCCGCGTACAGCCACAGCCACGGCAGCTTGTAGGCCTCGAGCCCGGCGTCGGCCAATTCAGGGTAGGCGAAGGGGTTTTCGAGTGCCGGATACACGGCCCGTGTCACCGACTCCCCCACGGCCAGATGATCCGGGTGGCTCTTTTGGATGCGCTGCCAGTTCCGTTCCGGATGCATGGCAAGGACGACGTCGGGACGGACCTGGCGGATCAGCCGCACCACTTCCTTCATCACCTCGTGCGACGGCTCAAGGTAGCCGTCCCGCTGGTGAAGGTAGTGAATGTCGGTGACACCGACCAGCTTCGCGGCCCGGCGCTGTTCGGCGTCGCGCATGGCGATGATGTCCGCACGGTTGGCGGGGTCGAAGCCGCCCGCATCGCCGTCGGTCATGATGCAATAGCTGACCTGCACGCCGGCCGCCGTCCAGGCGGCGACGGTTCCGGCCGCGCCAAAGTCGATGTCGTCAGGATGGGCCGCAAAACAGAGCACCCGCCCAACCCGGTGCGTATCCGGGTTGAACGGGCTCCCTGCCTGCCCAGTGGAGGCAGTCAACGATTCAGCCCTTGCGCTTCTTGATCTCGGCGGCCGCCTGCGGCAGGACATCGAAGACGTCGCCGATGATGCCGAAGTCCGCAATTTCGAAGACCGGGGATTCGGCATCCTTGTTCACCGCGACAATGACCTTGGACGTCTGCATGCCGGCCTTCTGCTGGATGGCGCCGGAGATGCCCGCGGAAATGTACAGCTGCGGGGAAACGGTCTTGCCGGTCTGCCCCACCTGGGCGTCGTGGCTGATCCAGCCCGCGTCCGTGGCGGCCCGGGAGGCGCCGACGGCCGCGCCAAGGGCATCGGCGAGTTCTTCAACGGGACCAAAGTCGCCGTCCATGCCACGTCCGCCGGCCACCACGATGCGGGCATCGGTGAGGTCAGGCCGGCCGCTGGCAACCTTCTGCTGCCGCTCCGTGATGCGGGCCGCTGCGGCTACCGCGGGAACCTCCACCGTGGCGGTCCCGGGAGTTGTTGGGGCGGCTGCAGGCTCCGGGGTGACATTGTTGGCCTTCAGGGTCAACACCGACACCGCGGTGCTGGCCTTGCAGGCGGTGTTGTAGGAACCAGCCAGCACCGATTTGTGTGCAGTGCCGTCCGGGTCCACGGCGACGACGTCAGTGATGACGCCGGCGTTCAGGCGAATGCCCACACGTGCAGCGATTTCCTTGCCCTCGGGCGAGTTGTCCAGCAGGACGATGGCGGCACCGGCGGTTTCGGCGGCGGCGGCAACGTAGGCGGCCTTTGGTGCCACCAGGAAGTCGTCCAGGTCCTGGACGGACGGGCGCAGGATGCCGGCCACGCCGTATTCGGCGAAGGTGGCAGCGACGCCGTCGGCCAGTTCGCCGTTGAGCGCCACTGTGCTCTCGCCCAGGGAACGCGCCAGGGTCAGCAGTTCCAGGCTGCTCTTCTTGAGCGACGCGCCGGGGTTGTCGATGAATACAAGTACTTGTGCCATGTCGGTGTCCCTCTTAGAGCAGCTTCTGGGCGGCCAGGAAGTCAACCAGCTTGATGCCGGCGTCGCCCTCGTCGGTGATGATGGTGCCCGCGGTCCTGGGCGGCCGCTGCTCCGCATTGGTCACGCTGGTCCAGGAACCGGCGAAGCCCACCTGCGCGGGCTCCACGCCGATGTCGGCCAGGGACAGCGTGGTGATGCTCTTGCGCTTGGCGGCGATGATGCCCTTGAAGTTGGGGTACCGGGGTTCGTTGATTTGGTCGGTGACGGACACAACGGCGGGCAGCGGTGCCTCCACCGTTTCAGACGACGTGTCGGCATCGCGGCGGGCCGTC
Encoded here:
- a CDS encoding sigma-70 family RNA polymerase sigma factor, with the protein product METPNAPNSEGSAAVTDPPADLSQRLSVLLAGIARGDQASFAEFYQLTSRRVFGMARRVLIDPELSEDTTQEVFLQVWQNAAKFDPQAGSPLSWLMTISHRRAVDKVRSSQSSTDREAKYGASTQDIDHDTVSDEVGSRLEAEAVVRCLGTLTETQQESVRLAYYGGLTYREVAERLNAAVPTIKSRIRDGLIRLKTCLGVS
- a CDS encoding anti-sigma factor produces the protein MDEGRNSRSRSFGDTVAMDLAAGRAVDLAELYALDAVTEQERDAIDQYISTAPEPERLAFLARVRQSREALARTFRVEEEPPSDLFKRIVAQLPAQFPSQGGPGAGDAPAPAGSTPPAHPMGTPGGSGPQDELAQARKRREERRGTSGTRRWLVGVAAAAAIALGGVGVGAYMADQNDPVNQVARAGDLREASVNVAGGGKATLLISASEDAAVVKMSGVPAPPAGKVYQMWLIPKDGSAPVSQGLMDEQALSKPAVVQGIHTAASLGITVEPAGGSKAPTLPTVAAAPLGA
- a CDS encoding PIG-L deacetylase family protein is translated as MTASTGQAGSPFNPDTHRVGRVLCFAAHPDDIDFGAAGTVAAWTAAGVQVSYCIMTDGDAGGFDPANRADIIAMRDAEQRRAAKLVGVTDIHYLHQRDGYLEPSHEVMKEVVRLIRQVRPDVVLAMHPERNWQRIQKSHPDHLAVGESVTRAVYPALENPFAYPELADAGLEAYKLPWLWLYAGPEERENHFVDVTDQVEAKLAAIHVHVSQHPDVAAMETTVRRGMQLNAGRAGLPEGRSAEAFHVVAVNGPGTIAGF
- a CDS encoding electron transfer flavoprotein subunit alpha/FixB family protein; its protein translation is MAQVLVFIDNPGASLKKSSLELLTLARSLGESTVALNGELADGVAATFAEYGVAGILRPSVQDLDDFLVAPKAAYVAAAAETAGAAIVLLDNSPEGKEIAARVGIRLNAGVITDVVAVDPDGTAHKSVLAGSYNTACKASTAVSVLTLKANNVTPEPAAAPTTPGTATVEVPAVAAAARITERQQKVASGRPDLTDARIVVAGGRGMDGDFGPVEELADALGAAVGASRAATDAGWISHDAQVGQTGKTVSPQLYISAGISGAIQQKAGMQTSKVIVAVNKDAESPVFEIADFGIIGDVFDVLPQAAAEIKKRKG